In Fusarium falciforme chromosome 10, complete sequence, a single genomic region encodes these proteins:
- a CDS encoding MFS domain-containing protein, whose translation MENFDMNKDVKIPEAMSPNERTLTNESRAIGKIDVAEDRDYHGIDTHAIPSGADAVYERKVAVMNQALIDMGMGSFQWKVFAMTGFGWFVDNFWMQAITIISAPVRNEFAVKRIAFLTVAKYAGLVVGSSMWPMTADFIGRRLAFNITLLLSSVAGLVGAGSPNFVAIATFCAIIGVGTGGNQPVDSAIFLEFIPATHQYLLTMQSAFWSVGQAVAALIAWPLIANYSCPSGLPTGECRFEDNLGWRYTYWTFGGLTLVFFLMRLLFRVYETPKYLLGKGLDQQAVDVVQKVAARNKTTTWLTISHFEAIDAELNNHNNNSTAAEDQAPNVGHRNIIKRNMEKFRPDKIRSLFASPQIAISTSLMLFLWCSIGMAYPLYNSFIPIYLENKGVNQGSSSLEKTYRNYAIQAVCGIPASLLGGFTVDLKKIGRKGTGTFACIGTGVFLFLFTRANSEAGIIGFTCAIAFFQNLVYGLLYSYTPELFPAPIRGTANGLVAMFNRLSGLMAPIIAAYVGIETDLPVWISAALFVIAGVVFLILPFETRGRAAA comes from the exons ATGGAGAATTTTGACATGAACAAAGACGTTAAGATTCCAGAAGCCATGTCCCCCAATGAGAGGACTCTGACCAACGAGTCTCGTGCTATTGGCAAGATCGACGTCGCTGAAGACCGAGACTATCATGGTATCGACACTCATGCTATTCCGTCCGGAGCGGATGCGGTATACGAGAGGAAAGTTGCCGTTATGAATCAGGCTCTCATCGATATGGGAATGGGATCTTTCCAATGGAAGGTCTTTGCAATGACGGGCTTTGGCTGGTTTGTGGATAAT TTCTGGATgcaagccatcaccatcatcagtGCCCCAGTCCGGAACGAGTTCGCAGTCAAGAGAATCGCCTTTCTCACGGTGGCGAAATACGCcggccttgtcgtcggcTCTTCGATGTGGCCAATGACGGCCGACTTCATCGGCCGCCGTCTCGCCTTCAACATCACCCTGCTCCTGTCTTCCGTCGCCGGACTGGTCGGCGCTGGGAGCCCCAACtttgtcgccatcgccacATTCTGCGCCATCATCGGTGTCGGCACGGGAGGCAACCAGCCCGTCGATagtgccatcttcctcgagtTCATCCCGGCCACGCATCAGTACCTCCTCACCATGCAGTCCGCCTTTTGGTCCGTTGGCCAAGCTGTTGCGGCATTGATCGCGTGGCCTCTGATTGCGAACTACTCGTGCCCATCTGGTCTTCCTACTGGAGAGTGTCGGTTCGAGGATAACCTTGGCTGGAGATACACGTATTGGACATTCGGTGGTCTTACActggtcttcttcttgatgcgTCTTCTCTTCCGCGTTTACGAAACGCCCAAGTATCTCTTAGGCAAGGGCCTGGATCAGCAGGCTGTGGATGTCGTTCAGAAGGTTGCTGCCAGGAACAAGACCACAACCTGGCTTACTATCTCGCACTTTGAAGCCATCGACGCCGAGTTGAAcaaccacaacaacaacagcacgGCAGCTGAAGACCAAGCACCCAACGTCGGCCATCGGAACATAATCAAGCGAAACATGGAAAAATTTAGACCCGACAAGATCCGCTCCCTCTTTGCCAGCCCTCAAATTGCCATATCTACTTCCCTTATGCTTTTCTTGTGGTGTTCTATTGGCATGGCCTATCCTCTCTATAACTCCTTCATTCCTATCTACCTCGAGAACAAGGGCGTCAACCAAGGCAGCTCCTCTCTGGAGAAGACATATCGCAACTACGCCATCCAGGCTGTGTGCGGCATACCAGCCTCCCTCCTCGGTGGGTTCACCGTCGATCTGAAGAAGATCGGGCGCAAAGGCACAGGAACCTTTGCCTGCATCGGAACTGGTGtcttcctttttcttttcacCAGAGCAAATTCAGAAGCTGGTATCATTGGATTCACTTGCGCGATTGCATTCTTTCAGAATCTCGTTTATGGTCTCCTATATTCGTACACCCCTGAGCTGTTCCCTGCGCCCATCCGAGGCACGGCGAATGGACTTGTTGCTATGTTTAATCGGCTTAGTGGGCTTATGGCACCTATTATTGCTGCCTACGTGGGAATCGAGACGGACTTGCCGGTGTGGATATCGGCTGCTTTGTTTGTTATTGCTGGTGTGGTCTTTCTTATCTTGCCGTTTGAGACCAGGGGAAGGGCGGCTGCTTAG